One Dromiciops gliroides isolate mDroGli1 chromosome 3, mDroGli1.pri, whole genome shotgun sequence DNA segment encodes these proteins:
- the LOC122751984 gene encoding POU domain, class 5, transcription factor 1-like encodes MAGHLAPEYYSPPPGGGGAGGSEPTWKWPGFQGPPGGAGTGLRPDGWGMAPYHPLYDMWGGGVYCEPQPNMGVMAQPAQEIAVSDGDTGPGVESPSEDNSPEPAATAPVTKIEPVESGDEQPQETPSPEELEQFAKELKRKRITLGYTQADVGITLGALFGKVFSQTTICRFEALQLRFKNMCKLRPLLQKGLEAANDNDHLQELCKAETVLQQARKRKRTSMENEVRGNLESMFLQCPKPTLQQISNIAEELGLEKDVVRVWFCNRRQKGKRSNSNSPREDFEAAGSFPGGPMPFPLAPGPPFSHPSYGGPHFTTLYSPAPFTEGDAFSPLPVSSLGSTMHSS; translated from the coding sequence ATGGCCGGACACCTGGCTCCTGAATACTATTCGCCCCCGCCGGGCGGTGGCGGGGCTGGAGGGTCCGAACCTACGTGGAAATGGCCCGGCTTTCAAGGCCCACCCGGTGGGGCCGGGACAGGACTGAGACCCGACGGCTGGGGAATGGCCCCGTACCACCCCTTGTACGATATGTGGGGAGGAGGTGTCTACTGTGAACCTCAGCCCAATATGGGAGTGATGGCTCAGCCTGCTCAGGAGATCGCGGTCTCCGACGGCGATACAGGTCCCGGGGTAGAGAGCCCTTCCGAGGACAATTCCCCAGAGCCCGCCGCTACAGCTCCTGTCACCAAGATTGAGCCGGTGGAGAGTGGAGACGAGCAGCCACAGGAGACCCCTTCCCCAGAGgaactggagcagtttgccaagGAGCTAAAGCGGAAGAGGATCACTCTGGGTTATACCCAGGCTGATGTGGGCATAACCTTGGGGGCTCTGTTTGGCAAGGTTTTTAGCCAGACTACCATCTGTCGCTTTGAGGCACTACAACTCAGGTTCAAGAACATGTGTAAGCTCAGACCTCTGCTACAGAAGGGGCTAGAAGCAGCTAATGACAATGACCACCTTCAGGAGCTTTGCAAGGCTGAGACAGTCCTTCAGCAAGCCAGAAAGAGGAAGCGTACAAGCATGGAGAACGAAGTTCGGGGAAACTTGGAGAGCATGTTTCTCCAGTGCCCCAAGCCCACACTTCAGCAGATCAGCAATATTGCCGAGGAGCTGGGACTTGAGAAAGATGTTGTCCGGGTTTGGTTCTGTAACCGGCGTCAGAAGGGCAAGCGCAGCAACAGCAACTCACCCCGAGAGGATTTTGAAGCAGCTGGGTCCTTCCCTGGGGGACCTATGCCTTTCCCCCTAGCTCCCGGCCCTCCTTTCAGTCATCCTAGCTATGGGGGCCCTCATTTCACTACTCTTTATTCCCCAGCTCCCTTCACAGAGGGGGATgcattctcccctctccctgtttCCTCTCTGGGCTCCACCATGCATTCAAGCTGA